One stretch of Harmonia axyridis chromosome 1, icHarAxyr1.1, whole genome shotgun sequence DNA includes these proteins:
- the LOC123686270 gene encoding retinol dehydrogenase 7-like: MGTISKYSLTIFEILNEAYTAVGAGLFGMAKLLVDGFDTNNFLRTAVMIGLTGSCLLYVLHNTEKITPTSKNVIFISGCDSGLGFSFAQYMADLGFTVIAGFLNLKSQGARIIKEKYSEDQIVPVLLDLTDSNNITEVVKYVEIFLDANKYDLYAVINNAAIMVFGEFEWLTHKHISQQLNINLLGPMIMTKQFFPLLRKYKGRIINISSHCSIQSLPGLSVYGATKYGLRGWSEALRLESAKYGIKIVNFIPGSFTTQSNIMANQPKYADEMYMDMSKEQKSFYDRYFRDYHTYLSVIKPPVEVKKVQDQKLYELFEDALLNISPKIVYKNEPWRYFVYHSLFYWSPVVIKDYFVEKFMHIPKYSRSEMDIIA; encoded by the exons ATGGGAACGATATCGAAATATTCTTTAAcaatttttgagattttgaatGAAGCTTACACCGCAGTTGGAGCAGGACTTTTTGGAATGGCTAAGTTATTGGTTGATGGTTTTGATACAAATAACTTCTTAAGAACAGCAGTAATGATTGGTTTAACAGGATCATGTTTACTATATGTTTTGCATAACACAGAAAAAATAACACCAACATCTAAAAATGTGATATTTATCTCAGGATGTGACTCTGGTTTAGGATTTTCATTTGCACAGTATATGGCAGATTTAGGTTTCACTGTGATCGCTGGATTTTTGAATCTGAAGTCACAAGGAGCCCGCATAATCAAAGAGAAATATTCAGAAGATCAGATTGTTCCTGTTCTTTTAGACTTAACAGACTCAAATAACATAACTGAAGTTGTGAAATATGTGGAAATATTTTTAGATGCTAACAAATATG ATTTATATGCTGTCATAAATAATGCTGCAATAATGGTTTTTGGTGAATTTGAATGGCTTACTCATAAACATATTTCTCAACAACTGAATATCAACTTACTTGGGCCTATGATAATGACGAAACAATTTTTCCCTTTATTGAGAAAATATAaag GTAGAATTATCAATATAAGTAGTCACTGCAGTATACAAAGTCTTCCCGGACTTTCTGTTTATGGAGCTACCAAATACGGATTGAGAGGTTGGAGTGAAGCTCTCAGATTAGAATCAGCAAAGTATGGAATTAAAATAGTAAATTTTATTCCTGGATCTTTTACTACACAAAGTAACATAATGGCTAATCAACCAAAATATGCTGATGAAATGTATATGGACATGTCTAAAGAGCAAAAATCTTTTTACGATCGATATTTTAGAGATTACCACACTTACTTGAGTGTCATTAAACCCCCAGTAGAAGTTAAAAAAGTTCAAGATCAAAAActttatgaattatttgaaGATGCTCTTTTAAATATTTCACCAAAAATTGTATACAAGAATGAGCCTTGGAGGTATTTTGTTTAccattcattgttttattggAGTCCTGTTGTGATCAAAGactattttgttgaaaaatttatgcATATACCAAAGTACTCAAGATCAGAAATGGATATTATAGCATAA
- the LOC123671471 gene encoding 28S ribosomal protein S31, mitochondrial, producing MNKLAIHFSVRTSFVSKGNRYISISSRRCCKNEDETNNLVVTKKENKDGNKPENNDKSKITRLNSLLKEMISAPKVTVTPTLELAKPIPKWGSLKDNIDHNTKMSEKKGQMESPKPKEENILKAAKEVAETLGGDTKQTESELLKKLLGSNGEDKSDAVTSLSDIFKGMKIDTSKPQVKVTSRSEQVRKILGRNVGKQKPYQERRKTKSFEPLGKRVITKLDIIDLYGSEPLGIFTSHPNEYTEHVKNSTWELLTQREMKLLVTHPPSNYFQQMILWTEQGKLWKFPIDNEADLEDESNVSFAEHIFLDRHLDPWCPPKGPIRHFMELVCVGLSKNPYLTVNAKIEHIEWYKKYFEDKRQLLKDVGAALNEYEPNKEINAE from the coding sequence atgaataaattggcTATTCATTTTTCAGTTCGAACATCCTTCGTTTCAAAAGGAAATAGATATATCTCCATATCCTCACGGAGATGTTGTAAGAATGAGGATGAAACTAATAATTTGGTTgtaacaaaaaaagaaaataaagatGGTAATAAACCTGAAAATAACGACAAGTCGAAGATAACAAGGTTGAACAGTCTTTTAAAAGAGATGATATCTGCACCTAAAGTTACAGTTACCCCTACATTAGAGTTGGCCAAACCAATACCTAAATGGGGAAGCTTGAAAGATAATATAGATCATAATACAAAAATGTCGGAGAAAAAAGGACAAATGGAATCACCTAAACCTAAAGAGGAAAACATTCTAAAAGCAGCTAAAGAGGTTGCTGAAACTCTTGGAGGGGATACAAAGCAAACTGAGTctgaattattgaagaaattacTTGGCAGTAATGGAGAGGACAAATCAGATGCGGTAACAAGTCTAAGTGATATATTTAAAGGCATGAAAATCGATACAAGCAAACCTCAGGTAAAAGTAACAAGTCGTTCCGAACAAGTGAGGAAAATATTAGGTAGAAATGTGGGAAAACAAAAACCTTATCAGGAAAGAAGAAAAACTAAATCTTTTGAACCGTTAGGAAAAAGAGTAATTACAAAATTAGATATTATTGATCTATATGGTAGTGAACCCTTAGGAATATTCACAAGTCATccaaatgaatatactgaacaTGTTAAGAATTCTACATGGGAACTACTAACTCAGAGAGAAATGAAACTTCTTGTAACTCATCCTCCaagtaattattttcaacaaatgaTACTATGGACTGAGCAaggaaaattatggaaatttcctaTTGACAATGAAGCAGATCTTGAGGATGAGAGCAATGTTTCATTTGCTGAACATATCTTCTTAGATAGGCATTTGGACCCTTGGTGCCCACCAAAAGGACCTATTCGACATTTCATGGAGTTAGTATGTGTTGGATTATCTAAAAACCCTTATTTAACTGTCAATGCCAAAATAGAGCATATTGAgtggtataaaaaatattttgaagacaAAAGACAACTTTTGAAAGATGTTGGTGCTGCTTTAAATGAATATGAAccaaataaagaaattaatgcAGAATAA
- the LOC123671473 gene encoding LYR motif-containing protein 4: MLPKTQILGLYKLLLREANKFSSYNFRNYALRKIRDNFKENKSIKGDNIELYLNEAKRNLEVIKRQVIIGRMYDTDKLVIEHEKSMKR, from the exons atgctTCCCAAAACACAAATTTTAGGCCTGTACAAATTATTATTACGTGAAGCCAACAAATTTTCCTCTTACAATTTTAG GAATTATGCTTTACGTAAAATAAGAGATAACTTCAAAGAAAATAAAAGCATTAAGGGAGACAACATTGAATTGTATTTAAATGAAGCCAAGAGAAACTTAGAAGTAATTAAAAGACAG gtAATAATTGGTCGTATGTATGACACCGATAAATTAGTTATCGAACATGAGAAATCAATGAAGAGATGA